The following proteins come from a genomic window of Denitromonas sp.:
- the ppk2 gene encoding polyphosphate kinase 2 yields the protein MSSDSFARDVARDPHLHDELLDSFDEELEMELDDYRLEALADYDTKGGDGAERDMDRRLYFQELIRLQGELVKLQDWVVHHKLKLVVLFEGRDAAGKGGAIKRITQRLNPRVCRVAALPAPSEREQTQWYFQRYVSHLPAGGEIVLFDRSWYNRAGVERVMGFCSDEEYEAFFRDVPEFEKMLIRSGIILVKYWFSVTDDEQNRRFQMRIHDPLKQWKLSPMDMESRRRWEQYTIAKEVMLERTHIPEAPWWVIQPGGKKRARLNCIHHLLSQIPYQEIAHAPVELPARVYNANYIRHPVPDEMFVPAVY from the coding sequence ATGAGTTCTGACAGTTTCGCCCGTGACGTGGCGCGCGACCCCCACCTGCATGATGAGTTGCTCGACAGCTTCGACGAAGAGCTGGAGATGGAGCTCGACGACTACCGGCTCGAGGCCCTGGCGGACTACGACACCAAGGGCGGGGACGGCGCCGAGCGCGACATGGACCGGCGGCTGTATTTTCAGGAGCTGATCCGCCTGCAGGGCGAACTGGTCAAGCTGCAGGACTGGGTGGTGCATCACAAGCTCAAGCTGGTGGTGCTGTTCGAGGGGCGCGATGCGGCCGGCAAGGGCGGCGCGATCAAGCGCATCACCCAGCGCCTCAACCCGCGTGTGTGCCGCGTTGCCGCCTTGCCGGCGCCGAGCGAGCGCGAGCAGACGCAGTGGTACTTCCAGCGCTATGTGTCGCACCTGCCGGCCGGCGGCGAGATCGTGCTGTTCGACCGCAGCTGGTACAACCGCGCCGGCGTCGAGCGGGTGATGGGTTTCTGCTCGGACGAGGAATACGAAGCCTTCTTCCGCGATGTGCCGGAGTTCGAAAAGATGCTCATCCGCTCGGGCATCATCCTCGTCAAGTACTGGTTCTCGGTCACCGACGACGAGCAGAACCGCCGCTTCCAGATGCGCATCCACGACCCGCTCAAGCAGTGGAAGCTCAGCCCCATGGACATGGAGTCGCGCCGGCGCTGGGAGCAATACACCATCGCCAAGGAAGTGATGCTCGAGCGCACCCACATTCCCGAGGCGCCGTGGTGGGTGATCCAGCCCGGCGGCAAGAAGCGCGCGCGGCTCAACTGCATCCACCACCTGCTCAGCCAGATTCCCTACCAGGAGATTGCACACGCGCCGGTCGAACTGCCGGCCCGGGTGTACAACGCCAACTACATCCGCCACCCGGTGCCGGACGAGATGTTCGTACCGGCGGTGTACTGA
- the dbpA gene encoding ATP-dependent RNA helicase DbpA, with the protein MTDIVPTPDTAADPAAPFSTLPLSPALQATLVQLGYLSMTPIQAASLPVALAGHDLIAQAKTGSGKTAAFALPLLTRLNPRRFAVQAMVLCPTRELADQVAQEIRRLARAEDNIKVLTLCGGTTMRPQRESLAHGAHIVVGTPGRIMDHLERGSLALDALNTLVLDEADRMLDMGFNDDIVYVASHCPDERQTLLFSATYPPGIAALAGRFLREPREIKLRELHADSKIRQRFYEIKHDERREAVGVLLKHYRPVSTLAFCNTKQQCRDLVAVLQAQGFHALTLNGDMDQRERDQVLIQFANRSCSVLVATDVAARGLDIPQLEAVINVDVTPDPEVHIHRIGRTGRGDEDGWALSLCSPADKRRVGALAQMMDTEPEWHTLGALQGGNDDPLVPPMVTLQILGGRKDKIRPGDVLGALTGEAGFTREQVGKITVTDQSTYVAVVREIADEAVRRLGRGKVKGKTVKVRALTD; encoded by the coding sequence ATGACCGACATCGTCCCGACCCCCGACACCGCCGCCGACCCCGCCGCGCCGTTCTCCACCCTGCCGCTGTCGCCGGCCCTGCAGGCCACGCTGGTCCAGCTCGGCTACCTGAGCATGACCCCGATCCAGGCCGCCAGCCTGCCGGTGGCGCTGGCCGGCCACGACCTCATCGCCCAGGCCAAGACCGGCAGCGGCAAGACCGCCGCCTTCGCGCTGCCGTTGCTCACCCGCCTCAACCCGCGCCGCTTCGCCGTGCAGGCCATGGTGCTGTGCCCCACGCGCGAGCTGGCCGACCAGGTCGCGCAGGAGATCCGCCGCCTCGCCCGCGCCGAGGACAACATCAAGGTGCTGACCCTGTGCGGCGGCACCACCATGCGCCCGCAGCGCGAGAGTTTGGCGCATGGCGCGCACATCGTGGTGGGCACGCCGGGGCGGATCATGGACCACCTCGAGCGCGGCAGCCTCGCGCTCGATGCCCTCAACACCCTGGTGCTCGACGAAGCCGACCGCATGCTCGACATGGGCTTCAACGACGACATCGTCTATGTGGCCAGCCACTGCCCGGACGAACGCCAGACCCTGCTGTTCTCCGCCACCTACCCGCCCGGCATCGCTGCGCTGGCCGGCCGCTTCCTGCGCGAGCCGCGCGAGATCAAGCTGCGCGAGCTGCACGCCGACAGCAAGATCCGCCAGCGCTTCTACGAGATCAAGCATGACGAACGCCGCGAGGCGGTGGGCGTGCTGCTCAAGCACTATCGCCCGGTCAGCACGCTGGCCTTCTGCAACACCAAGCAGCAGTGCCGCGACCTGGTGGCGGTGCTGCAGGCGCAGGGCTTCCATGCGCTGACGCTCAATGGCGACATGGACCAGCGCGAGCGCGACCAGGTGCTGATCCAGTTTGCCAACCGCAGCTGCTCGGTGCTGGTGGCCACCGATGTGGCGGCGCGCGGGCTCGACATCCCGCAGCTCGAAGCGGTCATCAACGTCGACGTGACGCCCGACCCCGAGGTGCACATCCACCGCATCGGCCGCACCGGCCGCGGCGACGAGGACGGCTGGGCGCTGAGCCTGTGCAGCCCGGCCGACAAGCGCCGGGTGGGCGCGCTGGCGCAGATGATGGACACCGAGCCCGAGTGGCATACCCTCGGCGCGCTGCAAGGCGGCAACGACGACCCCCTGGTGCCGCCGATGGTGACGCTGCAGATCCTCGGCGGGCGCAAGGACAAGATCCGCCCCGGCGACGTGCTCGGCGCGCTCACCGGCGAGGCCGGCTTCACCCGCGAGCAGGTCGGCAAGATCACCGTCACCGACCAGTCCACCTATGTGGCCGTGGTGCGCGAGATCGCCGACGAGGCCGTGCGGCGCCTGGGGCGCGGCAAGGTCAAGGGCAAGACGGTCAAGGTGCGCGCGCTGACCGACTGA
- a CDS encoding DUF4399 domain-containing protein has product MRASQLPAVADALRHGLALAVFALAAPVWADAPHPWVTESPRLEKNAYFSNLASGDVVESPFVVKFGLSGIGIAAVSRPVSHTGHHHLMIDRELPLDFTQPLPFNDQYVHFGKGQMEAVVEPARRPARVAAGLR; this is encoded by the coding sequence ATGAGAGCAAGTCAATTGCCGGCGGTCGCGGATGCGCTGCGCCATGGTCTGGCGCTGGCGGTATTCGCCCTTGCCGCACCCGTGTGGGCCGACGCCCCGCATCCGTGGGTGACCGAGTCCCCCCGGCTTGAGAAGAACGCCTATTTTTCCAACCTCGCCTCCGGCGACGTGGTCGAGAGCCCCTTTGTCGTCAAGTTCGGCCTGTCGGGCATCGGCATCGCCGCGGTCAGCCGGCCCGTGTCGCACACCGGTCACCACCACCTGATGATCGACCGAGAGCTGCCGCTCGACTTCACCCAGCCGCTGCCGTTCAACGACCAGTATGTGCACTTCGGCAAAGGCCAGATGGAGGCGGTGGTCGAACCTGCCCGCCGGCCCGCACGCGTTGCGGCTGGTCTTCGCTGA
- the ilvA gene encoding threonine ammonia-lyase, biosynthetic — MSAAHPDYLERILNAQVYDVAIETPLDFAASLSARTGNRIHFKREDLQPVFSFKLRGAYNKLSKLSPEALARGLVCASAGNHAQGVALSAQKMGVRAVIVMPTTTPLIKVDAVRRRGGEVVLAGESFSEAYTHAKALEAAEGLTFVHPFDDPEVIAGQGTIGMEILRQHPKPIEAIFCCVGGGGLIAGIAAYVKRVRPEIKIIGVEAVDADAMAQSLERGERVELEQVGLFADGAAVKLVGEETFRLCQLYVDEMIRVDNDAICAAIKDVFEDTRSILEPAGALAVAGAKAYAEREGLRDASLVAIASGANMNFDRLRFVAERAEVGEQREAVLAVSIPEQPGSFKRFCSLLGSRNITEFNYRYADSREAHIFVGVSVHNREESRALVGSLVAEGLPCMDLTDDEMAKSHVRYMVGGHAPQAEDEVIYRFVFPERPGALMNFLTNLRSDWNISMFHYRNHGSDSGRVLVGMQVPPKDKAAFQAFLDRLGYEYVDETANPAYRMFLG; from the coding sequence ATGAGCGCCGCGCACCCTGACTATCTTGAACGCATCCTCAACGCGCAGGTGTACGACGTCGCCATTGAAACGCCGCTCGATTTCGCCGCCAGCCTGTCGGCCCGTACCGGCAACCGCATCCACTTCAAGCGCGAGGACCTGCAGCCGGTGTTCAGCTTCAAGCTGCGCGGGGCCTACAACAAGCTGTCCAAGCTGTCGCCCGAGGCGCTGGCCCGCGGCCTGGTGTGCGCCTCGGCCGGTAACCACGCCCAGGGCGTGGCGCTGTCGGCGCAGAAGATGGGGGTGCGCGCGGTGATCGTCATGCCCACCACCACGCCGCTGATCAAGGTCGACGCGGTGCGTCGCCGCGGCGGCGAAGTGGTGCTGGCCGGCGAGAGCTTCTCCGAGGCCTACACCCATGCCAAGGCGCTCGAAGCGGCCGAGGGGCTGACCTTCGTCCATCCCTTCGACGATCCGGAGGTGATCGCCGGGCAGGGCACCATCGGCATGGAGATCCTGCGCCAGCATCCCAAACCCATCGAGGCCATCTTCTGCTGTGTTGGCGGCGGCGGGCTGATCGCCGGCATCGCGGCCTATGTGAAGCGGGTGCGCCCGGAGATCAAGATCATCGGCGTCGAGGCGGTGGACGCCGACGCCATGGCCCAGTCGCTCGAGCGCGGCGAGCGGGTCGAGCTCGAGCAGGTCGGCCTGTTCGCCGACGGCGCGGCGGTCAAGTTGGTGGGCGAGGAGACCTTCCGCCTGTGCCAGCTGTATGTGGACGAGATGATCCGCGTCGACAACGACGCCATCTGCGCGGCCATCAAGGATGTGTTCGAGGACACCCGCTCGATCCTTGAGCCGGCCGGCGCGCTGGCGGTGGCCGGCGCCAAGGCCTACGCCGAGCGCGAAGGCCTGCGCGATGCCTCGCTGGTGGCCATCGCCTCGGGCGCCAACATGAACTTCGACCGCCTGCGCTTCGTCGCCGAGCGCGCCGAGGTGGGCGAGCAGCGCGAGGCGGTGCTGGCGGTGAGCATCCCCGAACAGCCCGGTTCGTTCAAGCGCTTCTGCAGCCTGCTGGGCAGCCGCAACATCACCGAGTTCAACTACCGTTACGCCGACAGCCGCGAGGCGCATATCTTTGTCGGCGTGTCGGTGCATAACCGCGAGGAGTCGCGCGCGCTGGTCGGCAGCCTGGTGGCCGAAGGCCTGCCCTGCATGGACCTGACCGATGACGAAATGGCCAAGAGCCATGTGCGCTACATGGTCGGCGGCCACGCGCCGCAGGCCGAGGACGAAGTCATCTACCGCTTCGTCTTCCCCGAGCGCCCGGGCGCGCTGATGAACTTCCTCACCAACCTGCGCTCGGACTGGAACATCTCGATGTTCCACTACCGCAACCACGGCTCCGACTCCGGCCGCGTGCTGGTCGGCATGCAGGTGCCACCCAAGGACAAGGCGGCCTTCCAGGCCTTCCTCGACCGGCTCGGCTACGAATATGTGGACGAAACCGCCAACCCGGCCTACCGCATGTTCCTTGGCTGA
- a CDS encoding DedA family protein: MELLTWLDPGPDAGLGAVFVASFLAATLLPGGSELVFAGFLQLHPEQAGPALALATVGNTLGGMTTYAMARAIPHGSTPPRAAWVARRGAPVLLLAWAPVVGDALCAAAGWLRLPPWACAGWMALGKLLRYAVILAAS; encoded by the coding sequence ATGGAACTGCTGACCTGGCTGGACCCCGGCCCCGACGCCGGCCTCGGCGCGGTATTCGTCGCCAGCTTCCTGGCCGCCACGCTGCTGCCCGGCGGCTCGGAGCTGGTCTTTGCCGGCTTCCTCCAGCTCCACCCCGAGCAGGCCGGGCCGGCGCTGGCGCTGGCCACCGTGGGCAACACCCTCGGCGGCATGACGACCTACGCCATGGCGCGGGCCATTCCGCATGGCAGCACACCGCCGCGGGCAGCCTGGGTGGCCCGGCGGGGGGCGCCGGTGCTGCTGCTGGCCTGGGCGCCGGTGGTCGGCGACGCGCTGTGCGCCGCCGCCGGCTGGCTGCGTCTTCCCCCGTGGGCCTGTGCTGGCTGGATGGCGCTGGGCAAGCTGCTTCGCTACGCGGTGATCCTTGCAGCGAGCTGA
- a CDS encoding bifunctional glycoside hydrolase 114/ polysaccharide deacetylase family protein — protein sequence MPRALVLLLTLLSCLVGSGSIQAAAFSIAFHYGATLPADGLRAHDIVVVEPDHGHAPGALGPDTELFAYVSVGEVHPQRAYLADIPAALKRQTNADWGSVVIDVSQPAWTEFMVERIVGPLWQRGYRGFFLDTLDSYHLLKDVDPAAAQRGLEQLMTTLAARYPGIRLIFNRGFELLPAVHEHVFAVAAESVHRGWNAKQSRYVVVPEADRRWLLERFDEVRQRYALPVIGIDYLPADALDEARALARRMLAEDIIPWIAEPSLTTLGTGAMEALPRRVLVVYDAAESSAVNYTNAHRYIEMPLNYLGYVADYVTPDDALPERLDPRIHAGIVTWMTGGIAQGARLHRWLQAQIDAGTRVAIFDDFGFELGQHDAARLGLALAPPPQAPLTLTASDPLIGFEIAPHPRASTLLPITVAHPDGVPLAELTDAAGQRYHGAALLPWGGYLLDAFAVTELPGVEGQSRWGADPFAFLQRALRLPPRPVPDPTTASGRRLLMAHIDGDGFPSLGEFPGSPLAAQVLLDDVLKRYRFPHAMSVIEAEVSPEGLYPALATKLEGIARQMFALPHVEIASHTYSHPFKWRKVFDARDDDRAADYHLEIPGYTPTPEREILGSIDYIRSRLAPPGKPVRLLLWSGNAAPDAATLRLIEDNDLLDMNGGNTTMSRRRPTVAAVSPIGVHQGPYFQPYAPIMNENVYTNDWTGPFYGFRDVIDTFRMTGEPRRLKPINLYYHTYSASKVAALKALHTVYDWALAQPILAVFPSDYIAMAHNFNTLSLARALDDPDTLHIRNADALRSLRLPPDGPAPDLLRSPGLAGWADGPDGRFATLAASRASLRPARQAVSVPYFVSANGRLTRWQRHPAGIDFALSGHTPLELTLSHPGNCRLQANGRALAAARHDDHTHHYRLDAPDAALALRCPA from the coding sequence ATGCCCCGCGCCCTGGTCCTCCTGCTCACCCTCCTGTCCTGTCTTGTCGGGTCGGGAAGCATTCAGGCTGCCGCGTTCTCCATTGCCTTTCACTATGGTGCCACGCTGCCCGCCGACGGCCTGCGCGCCCACGACATCGTGGTGGTCGAACCCGACCACGGCCACGCGCCCGGCGCGCTGGGGCCGGACACCGAGCTGTTCGCCTATGTCAGCGTGGGCGAGGTGCATCCGCAGCGTGCCTACCTGGCCGACATCCCCGCGGCCCTCAAGCGCCAGACCAACGCCGACTGGGGCAGCGTCGTCATCGATGTCAGCCAGCCGGCCTGGACCGAATTCATGGTCGAGCGCATCGTCGGCCCACTGTGGCAGCGCGGCTACCGCGGCTTCTTCCTCGACACGCTCGATTCCTACCACTTGCTCAAAGACGTCGACCCGGCCGCCGCGCAGCGCGGGCTCGAACAGCTCATGACCACCCTGGCCGCGCGCTACCCCGGCATCCGGCTGATTTTCAATCGCGGCTTCGAGCTGTTGCCGGCGGTACACGAACATGTGTTTGCCGTCGCCGCCGAGTCGGTGCATCGCGGCTGGAATGCGAAGCAGTCGCGCTACGTGGTGGTGCCCGAGGCCGACCGCCGCTGGTTGCTCGAGCGCTTCGACGAAGTCCGCCAGCGCTACGCCCTGCCGGTGATCGGCATCGACTACCTGCCCGCCGACGCCCTCGACGAGGCCCGCGCGCTGGCCCGCCGCATGCTGGCCGAGGACATCATCCCGTGGATCGCCGAGCCCTCGCTCACCACCCTGGGCACCGGCGCCATGGAGGCCCTGCCGCGCCGTGTGCTGGTGGTGTATGACGCGGCCGAATCCAGCGCGGTCAACTACACCAACGCCCACCGCTACATCGAGATGCCGCTCAACTACCTCGGTTATGTGGCCGACTATGTGACCCCCGACGATGCGCTGCCCGAGCGGCTCGACCCGCGCATCCACGCCGGCATCGTCACCTGGATGACCGGCGGCATCGCCCAGGGCGCACGCCTGCACCGCTGGCTTCAGGCACAGATCGACGCCGGCACCCGGGTCGCCATCTTTGACGACTTCGGTTTCGAACTCGGCCAGCACGACGCCGCCCGCCTCGGGCTGGCCCTTGCGCCGCCGCCGCAGGCGCCGCTCACACTCACCGCCAGCGACCCCCTCATTGGTTTCGAGATCGCTCCGCACCCGCGCGCCAGCACCCTGCTGCCCATCACCGTGGCCCACCCCGACGGCGTCCCCCTGGCCGAGCTGACCGACGCCGCCGGCCAGCGCTACCACGGCGCCGCGCTCCTGCCCTGGGGCGGCTACCTGCTCGACGCCTTCGCCGTCACCGAGCTGCCCGGCGTCGAAGGCCAGAGCCGCTGGGGCGCCGACCCCTTCGCCTTCCTGCAGCGCGCCCTGCGCCTGCCCCCGCGCCCCGTGCCCGACCCCACCACCGCCAGCGGCCGCCGGCTGCTGATGGCCCATATCGACGGCGACGGCTTTCCCTCGCTGGGCGAATTCCCCGGCTCGCCGCTGGCCGCCCAGGTGCTGCTCGACGACGTGCTCAAGCGCTATCGCTTCCCCCACGCCATGTCGGTGATCGAAGCCGAGGTCAGCCCCGAGGGGCTCTATCCGGCACTGGCCACAAAGCTCGAAGGCATCGCCCGGCAGATGTTCGCCCTGCCGCATGTCGAGATCGCCAGCCACACCTATTCGCACCCCTTCAAGTGGCGCAAGGTGTTCGATGCGCGCGACGACGACCGTGCCGCCGACTACCACCTCGAGATCCCCGGCTACACGCCCACCCCCGAGCGCGAGATCCTCGGCTCCATCGACTACATCCGCAGCCGCCTCGCCCCACCCGGCAAGCCCGTGCGCCTGCTGCTGTGGAGCGGCAACGCCGCCCCCGACGCAGCCACCCTCAGACTGATCGAAGACAACGACCTGCTCGACATGAATGGCGGCAACACCACCATGAGCCGGCGCCGCCCCACCGTCGCCGCCGTCTCCCCCATCGGTGTGCATCAGGGCCCCTACTTCCAGCCCTACGCCCCGATCATGAACGAGAACGTCTACACCAATGACTGGACCGGCCCCTTCTACGGCTTCCGCGACGTCATCGACACCTTCCGCATGACCGGCGAGCCGCGCCGCCTCAAGCCGATCAACCTCTACTACCACACCTACTCGGCCAGCAAGGTTGCCGCCCTCAAGGCCCTGCACACGGTCTACGACTGGGCCCTGGCGCAGCCCATCCTGGCGGTGTTCCCGAGCGACTACATCGCCATGGCGCACAACTTCAACACCCTCAGCCTGGCCCGCGCGCTCGACGACCCCGACACCCTACACATTCGCAACGCCGACGCCCTGCGCAGCCTCCGCCTGCCGCCCGACGGCCCCGCCCCCGACCTCCTCCGCAGCCCCGGGCTGGCCGGCTGGGCCGACGGCCCCGACGGCCGCTTCGCCACCCTCGCCGCCTCCCGCGCCAGCCTGCGCCCCGCCCGACAGGCCGTGTCCGTGCCCTACTTCGTCTCCGCCAACGGCCGCCTGACGCGCTGGCAGCGCCACCCGGCCGGCATCGACTTCGCGCTGTCGGGCCACACCCCGCTCGAACTCACCCTGTCGCACCCCGGCAACTGCCGGCTGCAGGCCAACGGGCGCGCGCTCGCCGCCGCCCGGCACGACGACCACACCCACCACTACCGCCTCGACGCCCCCGATGCCGCCCTCGCCCTCCGCTGCCCCGCCTGA